A genomic segment from Curtobacterium sp. MCSS17_007 encodes:
- a CDS encoding formate/nitrite transporter family protein — translation MTDDRRRELGDSDAPVEDEINESFDAVVEEGAERLQRTTRVVLATGFAGGLEVGLGVMGYLAVLHETDSHLLAGLAFSIGLIALHLAHSELFTENFLMPIVALIAREGTVGQLLRLWLGTLLANLAGGWVVMWLVVQAFPQWHTVLEESARHYVDTPFGLQAIVLAVLGGSTITLMTRMQQGTDSDPAKLVAAVVGGFLLAGLQLFHSILDSLLVFGAIQAGASITYGQWLGWFGYTLLFNVLGGVVLVTSLRIVRSADLLQGRRRTAPEAPDRAAGEQD, via the coding sequence GTGACCGATGACCGACGCCGCGAACTCGGCGACAGCGACGCCCCGGTCGAGGACGAGATCAACGAGTCCTTCGACGCAGTGGTGGAGGAGGGCGCCGAACGCCTGCAGCGCACGACGCGGGTGGTCCTCGCGACGGGCTTCGCCGGCGGCCTCGAGGTCGGCCTGGGCGTGATGGGCTACCTCGCCGTGCTGCACGAGACCGACAGCCACCTGCTCGCGGGGCTGGCCTTCAGCATCGGACTCATCGCGCTGCACCTGGCGCACAGCGAACTCTTCACCGAGAACTTCCTCATGCCGATCGTCGCGCTGATCGCCCGCGAGGGCACCGTCGGACAGCTCCTCCGGCTGTGGCTCGGGACGCTGCTGGCCAACCTCGCCGGCGGCTGGGTCGTCATGTGGCTCGTCGTGCAGGCCTTCCCCCAGTGGCACACCGTGCTCGAGGAGTCGGCGCGGCACTACGTCGACACCCCCTTCGGGTTGCAGGCGATCGTCCTCGCCGTCCTCGGCGGCAGCACGATCACGCTCATGACCCGGATGCAGCAGGGCACCGACTCCGATCCGGCGAAGCTCGTCGCCGCGGTGGTGGGCGGCTTCCTGCTCGCCGGGCTGCAGCTGTTCCACTCGATCCTCGACTCGCTGCTCGTGTTCGGCGCGATCCAGGCGGGGGCGTCGATCACGTACGGGCAGTGGCTCGGCTGGTTCGGGTACACGCTCCTGTTCAACGTGCTCGGCGGGGTCGTGCTGGTGACCTCGCTCCGGATCGTCCGGTCCGCCGACCTGCTGCAGGGCCGGCGACGCACCGCGCCGGAAGCACCCGACCGCGCGGCGGGCGAGCAGGACTGA
- a CDS encoding ATP-grasp domain-containing protein, giving the protein MTGRPHLRIAVVGGGANDEHDVSLASAAAVVAALRTGGHTAAPLTIGRDGTWHDEDGSILSPADAVARLTSCDAAFPLLHGEHGEDGAVAGLLDLVGVPVVGSPVRAGALAADKWVTKTIADAVGITSAPAVRIDAADPVEAAAASVPFAPPLVVKPTSAGSSNGVTLVRRRDDLAAAIDHARSAGSTVLVESFVAGREVDVALFRDRSGVLRSGATLEVAVDHRGVFDRAQKYDGSAPFRIPAGISVAEHAAVAGAAATLYDVLGCAGVARFDFFVTGDGVVLNEVNTAPGFTEQSQVPRMYAAVGVGYVQLVDELLAAALG; this is encoded by the coding sequence GTGACCGGCCGACCACACCTCCGCATCGCCGTCGTCGGTGGCGGCGCGAACGACGAGCACGACGTGTCACTGGCATCCGCGGCGGCCGTCGTCGCGGCGCTCCGGACCGGTGGCCACACCGCGGCCCCGCTCACCATCGGCCGTGACGGCACGTGGCACGACGAGGACGGGTCGATCCTGTCACCGGCCGACGCCGTCGCCCGGCTGACGTCCTGCGATGCGGCCTTCCCACTGCTCCACGGCGAGCACGGCGAGGACGGCGCCGTCGCCGGTCTGCTCGACCTCGTCGGCGTGCCCGTCGTCGGCTCACCGGTCCGAGCCGGCGCCCTGGCGGCGGACAAGTGGGTGACGAAGACGATCGCCGACGCGGTCGGCATCACGTCGGCACCTGCCGTGCGCATCGACGCGGCCGACCCGGTGGAAGCGGCGGCCGCGTCCGTCCCGTTCGCGCCCCCGCTCGTGGTGAAGCCCACGTCCGCCGGGTCGAGCAACGGCGTGACCCTGGTCAGGCGGCGCGACGACCTGGCGGCGGCGATCGACCACGCGCGGTCCGCCGGCAGCACGGTGCTCGTCGAGTCGTTCGTCGCGGGGCGGGAGGTCGACGTCGCGCTGTTCCGCGACCGGTCCGGCGTCCTGCGGAGCGGCGCGACCCTGGAGGTGGCAGTCGACCACCGCGGTGTCTTCGACCGGGCGCAGAAGTACGACGGCAGCGCCCCCTTCCGGATCCCGGCCGGCATCTCGGTCGCCGAGCACGCCGCCGTCGCCGGCGCTGCCGCCACGCTCTACGACGTCCTGGGATGTGCCGGGGTCGCGCGCTTCGACTTCTTCGTGACCGGCGACGGGGTCGTGCTGAACGAGGTGAACACCGCGCCGGGCTTCACCGAGCAGTCGCAGGTCCCGCGGATGTACGCGGCGGTGGGCGTCGGCTACGTCCAGCTCGTCGACGAGTTGCTCGCCGCGGCGCTCGGCTGA
- a CDS encoding sugar ABC transporter permease, whose translation MQQVLSVLVSVIGGLAVSFLIYLGLNFLVSKTHGKWHGRLLPYVFIGPVLLLLLVFLIVPTVQTVIQSLQKTDQYGLTSFGGLDNYVSLFSTPSFLSTLLNNLLWIIVVPAVVVVIGLLVATLADRLGPKREKTFKSLIFLPMSVSFIAAASMWSFVYAYNAPGQPQVGLLNGIWTGLTHANPIPWLQNDFLRMNSFLLMAVVIWLNAGYAMVLLSAAIKAVPEETIEAARIDGASERQAFFRVIAPQIRTTIIAVGITVLITVMKIFDIVFAMTNGQFDTNVLGVEFYSQFFAFNNPGKASAVVVILILAVVPVIVYQVRTYREQEALR comes from the coding sequence GTGCAGCAAGTCCTCAGCGTCCTCGTCTCCGTCATCGGCGGACTGGCCGTCTCGTTCCTGATCTACCTCGGGCTCAACTTCCTGGTCTCGAAGACGCACGGCAAGTGGCACGGTCGCCTGCTGCCGTACGTCTTCATCGGACCGGTCCTGCTCCTCCTGCTCGTCTTCCTGATCGTCCCGACGGTGCAGACCGTGATCCAGAGCCTGCAGAAGACCGACCAGTACGGACTGACGTCGTTCGGCGGTCTCGACAACTACGTCTCGCTCTTCTCGACGCCGTCGTTCCTGTCGACCCTGCTGAACAACCTGCTCTGGATCATCGTCGTCCCGGCGGTCGTGGTCGTGATCGGCCTGCTCGTGGCGACCCTGGCGGACCGCCTCGGCCCGAAGCGCGAGAAGACGTTCAAGTCGCTCATCTTCCTGCCGATGTCGGTGAGCTTCATCGCCGCCGCGTCGATGTGGTCCTTCGTGTACGCGTACAACGCACCCGGACAACCGCAGGTCGGTCTGCTCAACGGCATCTGGACGGGGCTGACGCACGCGAACCCGATCCCGTGGCTGCAGAACGACTTCCTGCGCATGAACAGCTTCCTGCTCATGGCGGTCGTCATCTGGCTCAACGCCGGGTACGCGATGGTGTTGCTCTCCGCGGCCATCAAGGCCGTCCCCGAGGAGACCATCGAGGCGGCCCGCATCGACGGTGCGAGCGAACGCCAGGCGTTCTTCCGCGTCATCGCGCCGCAGATCCGCACGACCATCATCGCCGTCGGCATCACGGTGCTCATCACGGTGATGAAGATCTTCGACATCGTGTTCGCGATGACGAACGGGCAGTTCGACACGAACGTGCTCGGCGTCGAGTTCTACTCCCAGTTCTTCGCGTTCAACAACCCCGGGAAGGCGTCCGCCGTGGTCGTCATCCTCATCCTCGCCGTGGTGCCGGTCATCGTGTACCAGGTGCGGACCTACCGTGAACAGGAGGCCCTCCGATGA
- a CDS encoding discoidin domain-containing protein — translation MHLVRPVVATLLLGALSLAPVVADTASASTVPSVLPSPAAGTGAADPARPPVDRAAASATGGAGARVDGVRVGDGSYAPTPPPEIASIADVRKTVDQHLYIDPSQAGKPVPTNQWWTDLLVSRYSGDMWAYPFVSSNSAQGTKLTYPTSWNADGTAMRLDAPVTVGGTVDPTPDASDRVLADFEDGLPDGWTTTGDAFGGTASGTASGQSAVSGWLGRGFVDSFTDRDGDGATGTLTSPAFTVDRTTLAFLVGGGRHPGAEAVQLLVDGEVVEEATGADSEELRWASWDVSAYRGQTAQIRVVDSLRAGWAHVLVDQVLLTDTPDGIAQRFTTAFSADRADALRWGDWNVSWRMPQAGPGGQYMDVTSVQGSPYEWFEFHGMTPRITLQDGAVLTDADGGELSGTITADRFEIRQDGHVFGVHAPTGTTFTRSGNSLEASAGTPFLVLSAVPERGMTLDDLHRTAFAVPRDTRMDYSYDPAAGQVEQRWSLQTDVLQGTDHDTVQGWLQHQYAEATHDLDFTGATYATPRGTMRTTVGHDGWTLRYAFSGLTPIGAEPTSTGDDPYREDVMRQYLSDYAEKTTYGGDTYWGGKDLQQLGAYMSVADQIGDTEDAERMRATLERALTDWYTYSEGEREHFFAMYPTWKALIGFGDSYGSAQFNDNHFHYGYFTLATALLGRADPEWAGRYRDMATLVAKQYANWDRDDERFPHFRTFGVWTGHSNAGGVSSPGGNNQESSSEAIQSEAGLFLLGTVLGDRDMQAAGAVQYVTERAAVRDYYQNAHGNPASAVYDGNGAFPEAYDAGQAGILFDSGQAEATYFSGDPAWIYGIQWMPTAPWFTYFGWDPDFSKALMRQMMAARGEVVGQDGVVNGNAGHVQMLTKKWWGVGTYGDVAITQDRAAAIGELQDAIRAVERNHPGYVTAKTATNPLYDRATDTLYVSVDDDGSVVFPSRYWTPETLPAALVPARLDGPTADRQPGDWPEPSPLLPFLVTDYRADPETIDRLYGVDLTHHRPGVDTDRAAAVFSDMGDALGNVVLGFLAQYDPDTYADVHAALWDDQDPAVTGQSMAGMVYHQAMSNRTVGHEVTDRHTSNPLSQVFRAADGTYSYVIDNIDDVQHTYDVYAGQRVIGQIAVPARTQITSHLDARLAKIVVGTDGDPRTLTPGSTTAFTATGYDQYGATMPLDDVRWSTSTGTIDQDGTLHAGAAADEVSVTATVGSVSDSYDLRVAPAPVLTGITVTPGTARAVVGEPLTFSAEGHDQYGDPAPLPADVAWSTTAPGTVTGDGALTTTAPGAGYVVATAGGVEGSAVVSSIASVPEVHVAAAVASSTDGGGTAAKAVDGDPATRWESAHGVDTVDLTLDLGAVRDVEDVRVTWENAAATRYVVQVSDTDDGPWRDVRTVTNTDASVDTVPVGATARFVRLHMTDRLTQYGYSVWDVQVTGTPAAADVVVRDLLVAPRSATVLPGSSVRLAAYGFDADGYGGLLTGGAQPDWTADEGTTVSASGTVTVPDRGGVPTTVRATRGDASGQAVLTTLDQGAASAVARDVAVGKPVTTSSDERGDLSGDAAVDDDDTTRWSSAARDGEWIAVDLGSVLPLDRAEVVWEAAAAASDHVEVRDRSSDPWRTVSTTTDGRGGTETHDLDGVRARFVRLVADTRSTQYGVSVWSFRVFSTEGTPTPDLARRAAVSSSGDESAGTPARNAVDGDPGTRWASEHRDDARLDVDLGARHEVHEATIRWEDAYGRAYRIEGRDGTTGAWTTIATVTDGDGGTDRVPLSGTWRQVRLQGVDRATPYGYSVYAFEVR, via the coding sequence GTGCACCTGGTCCGCCCCGTCGTCGCCACGCTCCTGCTCGGCGCACTGTCCCTCGCGCCCGTCGTCGCGGACACCGCGTCCGCGAGCACCGTCCCGTCGGTCCTGCCGTCGCCGGCCGCCGGCACGGGAGCCGCCGACCCGGCACGCCCGCCGGTCGACCGAGCCGCCGCATCCGCCACCGGCGGTGCCGGCGCGCGCGTCGACGGCGTGCGCGTCGGGGACGGGTCGTACGCACCGACGCCGCCGCCGGAGATCGCGTCCATCGCCGACGTGCGGAAGACCGTCGACCAGCACCTGTACATCGACCCGTCGCAGGCGGGGAAGCCCGTCCCCACGAACCAGTGGTGGACCGACCTGCTCGTCAGCAGGTACTCCGGCGACATGTGGGCGTACCCCTTCGTGTCGTCGAACAGTGCGCAGGGGACGAAGCTGACCTACCCGACGTCCTGGAACGCCGACGGCACCGCGATGCGACTCGACGCACCGGTCACCGTCGGCGGCACGGTGGACCCGACGCCGGACGCCTCCGACCGCGTGCTCGCCGACTTCGAGGACGGACTGCCCGACGGGTGGACCACGACCGGTGACGCCTTCGGCGGGACCGCCTCCGGGACGGCGTCCGGGCAGAGCGCGGTCTCCGGCTGGCTCGGCCGTGGGTTCGTCGACTCGTTCACCGACCGTGACGGCGACGGCGCCACCGGCACGCTCACCTCGCCGGCGTTCACGGTCGACCGGACGACCCTGGCCTTCCTCGTCGGCGGGGGCCGGCACCCCGGTGCCGAGGCGGTGCAGCTGCTCGTCGACGGCGAGGTCGTCGAGGAGGCCACCGGCGCAGACAGCGAGGAACTGCGGTGGGCATCGTGGGACGTCAGCGCGTACCGCGGGCAGACGGCGCAGATCCGGGTCGTCGACTCCCTCCGAGCGGGGTGGGCACACGTCCTGGTCGACCAGGTGCTGCTCACCGACACCCCGGACGGCATCGCGCAGCGGTTCACCACGGCGTTCTCGGCCGACCGGGCCGACGCACTGCGCTGGGGCGACTGGAACGTCAGCTGGCGGATGCCGCAGGCGGGACCGGGTGGTCAGTACATGGACGTGACGAGCGTGCAGGGGTCGCCGTACGAGTGGTTCGAGTTCCACGGGATGACCCCGCGGATCACGCTGCAGGACGGTGCCGTGCTCACCGATGCCGACGGCGGCGAACTCAGCGGGACGATCACGGCCGACCGCTTCGAGATCCGGCAGGACGGACACGTGTTCGGCGTGCACGCTCCCACCGGCACCACCTTCACCCGCTCCGGGAACTCCCTCGAGGCGTCCGCGGGCACCCCCTTCCTCGTGCTCAGCGCGGTGCCCGAGCGGGGGATGACGCTCGACGACCTGCACCGCACGGCCTTCGCCGTGCCGCGGGACACCCGGATGGACTACTCGTACGACCCCGCGGCCGGTCAGGTCGAGCAGCGGTGGTCGCTGCAGACGGACGTCCTGCAGGGCACCGACCACGACACCGTCCAGGGGTGGCTGCAGCACCAGTACGCCGAGGCGACGCACGACCTCGACTTCACCGGCGCCACCTACGCCACCCCGCGCGGCACGATGCGGACGACCGTCGGGCACGACGGCTGGACGCTGCGGTACGCCTTCAGCGGCCTCACGCCGATCGGTGCCGAGCCGACGAGCACGGGTGACGACCCGTACCGCGAGGACGTCATGCGGCAGTACCTGTCGGACTACGCCGAGAAGACGACCTACGGCGGCGACACCTACTGGGGCGGCAAGGACCTGCAGCAGCTCGGCGCGTACATGAGCGTCGCGGACCAGATCGGCGACACCGAGGACGCCGAACGGATGCGGGCGACCCTCGAGCGCGCGCTCACGGACTGGTACACGTACAGCGAGGGCGAGCGGGAGCACTTCTTCGCGATGTACCCGACGTGGAAGGCCCTGATCGGGTTCGGCGACTCGTACGGGTCCGCGCAGTTCAACGACAACCACTTCCACTACGGCTACTTCACGCTCGCGACGGCGCTGCTCGGACGTGCCGACCCCGAGTGGGCGGGCCGGTACCGGGACATGGCCACGCTCGTCGCGAAGCAGTACGCGAACTGGGACCGGGACGACGAGCGCTTCCCGCACTTCCGGACCTTCGGCGTGTGGACCGGTCACTCGAACGCCGGTGGCGTGTCCTCGCCGGGCGGGAACAACCAGGAGTCGTCGTCCGAGGCGATCCAGTCCGAGGCCGGACTGTTCCTGCTCGGCACGGTGCTGGGGGACCGGGACATGCAGGCGGCCGGCGCGGTGCAGTACGTCACCGAGCGCGCGGCCGTCCGCGACTACTACCAGAACGCCCACGGCAACCCGGCGTCGGCCGTGTACGACGGCAACGGCGCGTTCCCCGAGGCCTACGACGCCGGACAGGCGGGCATCCTGTTCGACTCCGGGCAGGCCGAGGCCACGTACTTCTCGGGCGACCCCGCATGGATCTACGGCATCCAGTGGATGCCGACCGCGCCGTGGTTCACCTACTTCGGGTGGGATCCGGACTTCTCGAAGGCGCTCATGCGGCAGATGATGGCCGCCCGGGGCGAGGTCGTCGGGCAGGACGGCGTCGTGAACGGCAACGCCGGGCACGTGCAGATGCTCACGAAGAAGTGGTGGGGCGTCGGCACCTACGGGGACGTCGCGATCACGCAGGACCGGGCTGCCGCGATCGGTGAGCTGCAGGACGCGATCCGCGCCGTGGAGCGGAACCACCCGGGCTACGTGACGGCGAAGACCGCGACGAACCCCTTGTACGACCGGGCGACGGACACGCTGTACGTCTCGGTCGACGACGACGGCTCCGTCGTGTTCCCGTCCCGGTACTGGACCCCCGAGACCCTGCCGGCGGCACTCGTGCCCGCGCGGCTCGACGGCCCGACGGCGGACCGGCAGCCGGGGGACTGGCCGGAGCCGTCGCCGCTCCTGCCGTTCCTCGTCACCGACTACCGGGCGGACCCGGAGACCATCGACCGGCTGTACGGCGTCGACCTCACCCACCACCGCCCCGGCGTCGACACCGACCGCGCAGCCGCGGTCTTCAGCGACATGGGCGACGCGCTCGGCAACGTCGTCCTCGGGTTCCTCGCGCAGTACGACCCGGACACGTACGCCGACGTCCACGCCGCACTCTGGGACGACCAGGACCCGGCCGTGACCGGGCAGTCGATGGCCGGGATGGTCTACCACCAGGCGATGTCGAACCGCACCGTCGGGCACGAGGTCACCGACCGCCACACGTCGAACCCGCTGAGCCAGGTGTTCCGCGCCGCCGACGGCACGTACTCCTACGTGATCGACAACATCGACGACGTCCAGCACACCTACGACGTGTACGCGGGGCAGCGGGTCATCGGGCAGATCGCGGTACCCGCCCGGACGCAGATCACGTCGCACCTCGACGCCCGGTTGGCGAAGATCGTCGTCGGGACCGACGGCGACCCGCGGACGCTCACCCCGGGCAGCACGACCGCGTTCACCGCGACCGGCTACGACCAGTACGGCGCGACGATGCCGCTCGACGACGTCCGGTGGTCGACCAGCACGGGGACGATCGACCAGGACGGCACCCTGCACGCGGGGGCCGCGGCGGACGAGGTGTCGGTCACCGCGACCGTCGGCTCGGTGTCCGACTCGTACGACCTCCGGGTCGCACCGGCACCGGTGCTCACGGGCATCACGGTGACGCCCGGCACGGCTCGTGCCGTGGTCGGCGAGCCGCTGACGTTCTCCGCCGAGGGTCACGACCAGTACGGCGACCCGGCTCCGCTGCCCGCCGACGTCGCGTGGAGCACCACCGCACCCGGCACGGTCACCGGCGACGGGGCGCTCACGACGACCGCACCCGGCGCGGGCTACGTCGTTGCGACGGCCGGCGGTGTCGAGGGCAGCGCGGTCGTCTCGTCGATCGCGTCGGTCCCCGAGGTGCACGTCGCCGCCGCCGTGGCGAGCTCGACGGACGGGGGCGGCACCGCGGCGAAGGCCGTCGACGGGGACCCCGCCACCCGCTGGGAGAGCGCGCACGGCGTCGACACGGTGGACCTGACGCTCGACCTCGGGGCCGTGCGCGACGTCGAGGACGTCCGCGTGACGTGGGAGAACGCCGCTGCGACACGGTACGTCGTGCAGGTGTCCGACACGGACGACGGTCCGTGGCGGGACGTCCGCACCGTGACGAACACCGACGCATCGGTCGACACCGTGCCGGTCGGCGCGACCGCCCGCTTCGTCCGGCTGCACATGACCGACCGCCTCACCCAGTACGGCTACTCGGTGTGGGACGTGCAGGTGACCGGGACGCCGGCTGCCGCGGACGTGGTCGTCCGCGACCTGCTGGTCGCCCCGCGCAGCGCCACGGTGCTCCCGGGCTCGTCCGTCCGGCTGGCCGCGTACGGGTTCGACGCCGACGGGTACGGCGGGCTGCTGACCGGTGGGGCCCAGCCCGACTGGACCGCTGACGAGGGCACGACGGTGAGCGCCTCGGGCACGGTGACCGTGCCGGACCGCGGTGGCGTGCCGACGACGGTCCGCGCCACCCGTGGTGACGCGTCCGGGCAGGCCGTCCTCACGACCCTCGACCAGGGCGCGGCGTCAGCGGTCGCCCGCGACGTCGCCGTCGGCAAGCCGGTGACGACCTCGTCGGACGAGCGTGGCGACCTGTCCGGCGACGCGGCGGTCGACGACGACGACACGACCCGGTGGTCGAGTGCCGCCCGCGACGGCGAGTGGATCGCCGTCGACCTCGGCTCGGTGCTGCCGCTCGACCGCGCGGAGGTCGTCTGGGAGGCGGCCGCAGCGGCGTCCGACCACGTCGAGGTCCGCGACCGGTCGTCCGACCCGTGGCGCACGGTCTCGACGACGACCGACGGCAGGGGCGGGACCGAGACGCACGACCTCGACGGCGTCCGCGCCCGCTTCGTGCGACTGGTCGCCGACACGCGCAGCACGCAGTACGGGGTCTCCGTGTGGTCGTTCCGGGTCTTCTCCACCGAGGGGACCCCCACGCCGGACCTCGCCCGTCGAGCCGCCGTCTCCTCCTCCGGTGACGAGTCGGCGGGGACCCCGGCGCGGAACGCGGTCGACGGGGACCCGGGCACGCGGTGGGCGAGCGAGCACCGGGACGACGCCCGGCTCGACGTCGACCTCGGCGCGCGGCACGAGGTGCACGAGGCCACGATCCGGTGGGAGGACGCGTACGGCCGCGCCTACCGCATCGAGGGCCGGGACGGGACGACCGGTGCGTGGACGACCATCGCCACCGTCACCGACGGCGACGGTGGCACCGACCGGGTCCCGCTGTCCGGCACGTGGCGGCAGGTCCGGCTGCAGGGTGTCGACCGGGCGACGCCGTACGGCTACTCGGTGTACGCGTTCGAAGTGCGGTAG
- a CDS encoding carbohydrate ABC transporter permease has product MTEIVPVAGAPKLVATKRERVTKTSAAQRPRVLLSIVMGIIAVLWMVPAIGLLITSFRTTTAAQSTGWWTVFGDLFGTEWTLDNYSNALTGATSGTGQSLAAEFLNSVAVAIPATVLPLMISAFAAYAFTFLQFRFKEFYFAVIVGLLVVPVQISLIPVLQLYKAITQATGLQITGTFPAAWIVHSAFALPLCIYILRNYMSTLPVALIEAARVDGASHFQIFWRLAVPMSVPALASFAIFQFLWVWNDYLVAYIFIGNTNPVLQQGLLGLLGQYGSGWNLVAAGSFIVLIVPLVVFLSLQRFFVRGLTAGSVK; this is encoded by the coding sequence ATGACCGAGATCGTCCCGGTGGCCGGCGCACCGAAGCTCGTCGCGACGAAGCGCGAACGCGTGACGAAGACCAGCGCCGCGCAGCGTCCCCGTGTCCTGCTCAGCATCGTGATGGGCATCATCGCCGTGCTCTGGATGGTGCCCGCGATCGGCCTGCTCATCACGAGCTTCCGCACCACGACCGCCGCCCAGAGCACCGGCTGGTGGACGGTGTTCGGCGACCTGTTCGGCACCGAGTGGACGCTGGACAACTACTCGAACGCACTGACGGGAGCGACCTCGGGCACCGGGCAGAGCCTGGCGGCCGAGTTCCTCAACAGCGTCGCGGTCGCGATCCCGGCGACGGTCCTCCCGCTGATGATCTCGGCGTTCGCCGCCTACGCGTTCACGTTCCTGCAGTTCCGGTTCAAGGAGTTCTACTTCGCGGTCATCGTCGGGCTGCTGGTGGTGCCGGTGCAGATCTCGCTCATCCCGGTCCTGCAGCTCTACAAGGCGATCACGCAGGCGACCGGGCTGCAGATCACCGGCACCTTCCCGGCGGCCTGGATCGTGCACTCGGCGTTCGCGCTGCCGCTGTGCATCTACATCCTGCGGAACTACATGTCGACGCTGCCGGTCGCGCTGATCGAGGCGGCCCGCGTCGACGGTGCGTCCCACTTCCAGATCTTCTGGCGACTCGCCGTCCCGATGTCCGTCCCCGCCCTGGCGTCGTTCGCGATCTTCCAGTTCCTCTGGGTCTGGAACGACTACCTCGTCGCGTACATCTTCATCGGCAACACGAACCCGGTGCTGCAGCAGGGCCTGCTCGGGCTGCTCGGACAGTACGGGTCCGGATGGAACCTGGTCGCCGCCGGGTCGTTCATCGTGCTGATCGTGCCGCTCGTGGTGTTCCTGTCCCTGCAGCGCTTCTTCGTCCGCGGCCTGACCGCCGGGTCCGTCAAGTGA
- a CDS encoding glycoside hydrolase family 32 protein has protein sequence MTAATDTEPPASAEAVPGAEAALHRPLRHFTPARNWMNDPNGLILHDGRYHLFFQHNPGGIDHGSVGWGHASSVDLLTWTEHEVALEADTDGDVFSGSVVFDAENTSGLGSVDAPPLVAIWTLAAETEQSQALAFSTDGGYRWQKYRGNPVLRRGSTDFRDPKVFRYEGADGPCWIMVAVEAADRQVVLHRSSDLLSWTYLSSYGPAGPVGGVWECPDLFPLAVDGDPDRVVWVLLVSLNPGGVAGGSGTHVVLGQFDGERFVADDPLPTETPLPDGSWREQSVTELATYRWLDHGPDAYAGVTFSGTDAEDRTLIAWMDNWDYAKELPTRPWRGAMTYARALGLTDRDGRPELVQRILGPQGPADAVLRHEDEPATVHVLPAVARVEVAVTVRDPAGVVRLDVDDVDGQRRLGLRYDAAAGALHLDRPAAAGLPAAFERHVSATVPPQDGRVAFTIWFDRSSVEVTWAGGTGVATALVAGSASGDGRRLLVEPAAQAVAITASVRVADATGVA, from the coding sequence GTGACCGCGGCGACGGACACGGAGCCCCCGGCGTCCGCGGAAGCGGTGCCCGGCGCCGAGGCGGCGCTCCACCGCCCGCTCCGGCACTTCACGCCGGCGCGGAACTGGATGAACGACCCGAACGGGTTGATCCTGCACGACGGCCGGTACCACCTGTTCTTCCAGCACAACCCGGGCGGGATCGACCACGGATCGGTCGGCTGGGGGCACGCGTCGAGCGTCGACCTGCTCACGTGGACGGAGCACGAGGTGGCGCTCGAGGCCGACACGGACGGCGACGTGTTCTCCGGTTCGGTGGTCTTCGACGCCGAGAACACCAGCGGGCTCGGATCGGTGGACGCGCCACCCCTCGTCGCGATCTGGACCCTCGCGGCCGAGACCGAGCAGTCGCAGGCCCTCGCCTTCAGCACCGACGGCGGGTACCGGTGGCAGAAGTACCGGGGCAACCCCGTGCTGCGCCGCGGCTCCACCGACTTCCGCGACCCGAAGGTCTTCCGGTACGAGGGAGCGGACGGCCCCTGCTGGATCATGGTCGCCGTCGAGGCCGCGGACCGCCAGGTCGTCCTCCACCGCTCGTCGGACCTGCTCTCGTGGACGTACCTGTCGTCCTACGGCCCGGCCGGACCGGTCGGCGGTGTGTGGGAGTGCCCGGACCTCTTCCCGCTCGCCGTCGACGGCGACCCCGACCGGGTCGTCTGGGTGCTGCTCGTCAGCCTGAACCCCGGCGGTGTCGCCGGGGGTTCCGGGACCCACGTCGTGCTCGGGCAGTTCGACGGCGAACGGTTCGTCGCCGACGATCCGCTCCCCACCGAGACCCCGCTGCCGGACGGTTCGTGGCGGGAGCAGTCCGTCACGGAACTGGCGACGTACCGCTGGCTCGACCACGGCCCGGACGCCTACGCCGGCGTGACCTTCTCGGGCACGGACGCCGAGGACCGGACGCTGATCGCCTGGATGGACAACTGGGACTACGCGAAGGAGCTGCCGACCCGGCCCTGGCGAGGGGCGATGACCTACGCGCGGGCGCTGGGCCTGACCGACCGGGACGGCCGACCCGAGCTCGTGCAGCGCATCCTCGGGCCGCAGGGCCCCGCGGACGCGGTGCTCCGACACGAGGACGAGCCGGCCACCGTCCACGTCCTGCCCGCGGTCGCGCGCGTGGAGGTGGCGGTGACGGTCCGGGACCCGGCAGGTGTTGTCCGTCTCGACGTGGACGACGTCGACGGCCAGCGCCGACTCGGCCTGCGCTACGACGCGGCAGCGGGCGCGCTGCACCTCGACCGACCCGCGGCCGCGGGCCTGCCGGCAGCGTTCGAGCGGCACGTCAGCGCGACGGTGCCGCCCCAGGACGGCCGCGTCGCGTTCACCATCTGGTTCGACAGGTCGTCGGTCGAGGTCACGTGGGCCGGTGGCACCGGGGTGGCGACCGCGCTGGTCGCGGGGTCCGCGTCCGGCGACGGCCGCCGTCTGCTCGTGGAGCCGGCGGCGCAGGCGGTCGCGATCACGGCGTCCGTCCGGGTGGCGGACGCGACGGGCGTCGCGTGA